One part of the Nostoc sp. PCC 7120 = FACHB-418 genome encodes these proteins:
- a CDS encoding efflux RND transporter permease subunit yields the protein MAVAVAGALAFSSLKYALFPDITFPVVVVNATAPLKTAVDTEAKLTIPIEESLRSLEGLDNLRSSSYPGQAAVSLAFSVGTNLETSTSKVEAALKQLNLPQGASYKTIPLNLNESAAVSYAIESNSRNLADLTKLAQDQITPAIAKLPGVLKVSLLGAPTASPPLNAASDSLAALSQGAGTLVRFNGQSALAFQVIKRGNANTLEVVSRVEQEVQKLRANLQDVKLTLAATQAEYIRQATKSTIDALIEAIILSIVVIYPFLWNWRATFISALAIPTSLLATFIVMAIFGFNLETITLLALALVIGSVIDDAILDVENILRHIEEGETPRQAAHSATDEIGLAVVATTAAAVAVFLPIGLMGGVVGQFFKPFGITVSASYIASTLVARTLSPVLATYWLKPATQTSQRSEANIWGKFTQFYRNLLNWSLNHRKTVITLAVLSFVAGIALIPFIPKGFIPKLDRGEFNITYTAPLPKIPDLAALQLQAGAGQRSNITQSPIPNPQSPIPNPLNDSLEAAKKLEEVVRKSPDVETVFTTVGSREGEPNKGTLYVKLKEDRKIQTAELQDQLRSTLPSLPGVTTSVEDIQFVDTGGQKPLQVALSGNDLQALNQTAKKIKERIEKIPGFADVTVTGETNTQDQVLQIERLNNQRVAYISANLGQDLSLGNATDKIVAEAQPILPAGITLNLGGDSARQSEVFGSFASTLALSALCIIVVLVLLFKSWIDPIVIGVSLPLSIVGAMLALLFTKSDFGMISLIGFVFLLGLANKNAIVLVDYINQLRQAGLNRTEAILKAGPVRLRPIIMTTISTLLGMLPIALGLGAGSELRSPMAVAIAGGLVTSTILSLIVIPVVYAILDDWFPRFAHKERN from the coding sequence ATTGCCGTAGCGGTAGCTGGCGCGCTGGCTTTCAGTTCCCTTAAGTATGCTTTGTTTCCAGACATTACCTTTCCGGTAGTGGTGGTAAATGCTACGGCTCCTCTGAAAACTGCCGTGGATACTGAAGCAAAGCTTACCATACCTATAGAAGAGAGTCTGCGTTCTTTAGAAGGACTAGATAATCTCCGCTCATCTAGCTATCCTGGTCAGGCTGCTGTGAGTCTGGCTTTTAGTGTAGGAACAAATCTCGAAACTTCCACTAGTAAGGTCGAAGCAGCACTCAAGCAGTTAAACCTTCCTCAAGGCGCAAGTTACAAAACTATTCCCTTGAACTTGAATGAGTCTGCTGCTGTGAGTTATGCCATTGAGAGTAATTCTCGGAATCTGGCAGATTTAACAAAGTTAGCTCAAGACCAGATTACACCAGCGATCGCTAAGTTACCAGGAGTCCTCAAAGTGTCGCTGTTGGGCGCTCCGACTGCCTCACCACCCCTGAATGCTGCCAGTGATAGCCTTGCGGCTCTTAGTCAAGGTGCAGGCACTCTAGTCAGGTTCAATGGTCAATCAGCATTGGCATTTCAAGTAATTAAACGTGGTAACGCTAACACCTTAGAAGTTGTTAGTCGAGTCGAACAAGAAGTGCAGAAGCTCCGTGCTAATCTCCAAGATGTCAAACTTACCTTAGCCGCGACTCAAGCAGAATATATCCGCCAGGCCACTAAGTCAACCATAGATGCCCTCATAGAGGCGATCATCTTGTCCATTGTGGTGATTTATCCCTTTTTATGGAATTGGCGGGCAACTTTTATCTCCGCATTGGCTATTCCTACATCCTTGCTGGCGACATTTATCGTGATGGCGATTTTTGGCTTCAATCTAGAAACCATTACCTTACTGGCTCTAGCATTAGTCATTGGGAGTGTAATTGATGATGCCATCCTTGATGTAGAAAATATCTTACGGCACATTGAAGAAGGCGAAACCCCCCGCCAAGCTGCTCACTCAGCCACAGACGAAATTGGTTTGGCCGTCGTCGCCACTACCGCCGCCGCCGTAGCAGTATTCTTACCCATCGGTTTGATGGGTGGAGTAGTTGGGCAATTCTTCAAGCCTTTTGGAATCACGGTTTCGGCTTCCTATATAGCTTCTACCTTGGTTGCTCGTACCCTATCACCAGTTTTGGCTACCTATTGGCTAAAACCTGCCACACAAACTTCTCAACGAAGTGAAGCCAATATCTGGGGAAAATTTACCCAATTTTATCGAAACTTACTCAACTGGTCTTTAAATCACCGCAAAACAGTCATCACCTTAGCCGTACTCAGTTTTGTTGCTGGTATAGCATTAATACCATTCATCCCAAAAGGCTTTATTCCCAAACTAGACCGGGGTGAATTCAACATCACCTACACCGCACCCTTACCCAAAATCCCAGACTTGGCAGCTTTACAACTACAAGCAGGAGCAGGACAAAGAAGTAATATTACCCAGTCCCCAATCCCCAATCCCCAATCCCCAATCCCCAATCCCCTCAACGACTCTCTAGAAGCAGCCAAAAAACTAGAAGAGGTAGTGAGAAAATCCCCAGATGTAGAAACAGTTTTTACCACAGTTGGTTCTCGTGAGGGTGAGCCGAATAAAGGAACACTGTATGTGAAGCTAAAGGAAGACCGTAAAATCCAGACTGCGGAATTACAAGACCAATTACGCTCAACTTTGCCTAGTCTCCCTGGCGTAACTACCAGTGTGGAAGATATTCAATTTGTTGATACGGGTGGACAAAAACCTCTACAAGTAGCATTAAGCGGTAACGATTTACAAGCTCTCAATCAAACCGCTAAGAAAATTAAAGAGCGCATCGAGAAAATACCCGGATTCGCTGATGTCACAGTTACCGGCGAAACCAATACTCAGGATCAGGTTTTGCAAATTGAACGGCTGAATAATCAACGGGTAGCTTATATCAGCGCTAACTTGGGACAGGATTTATCTCTAGGTAATGCTACTGATAAGATAGTAGCGGAAGCCCAGCCCATCTTACCTGCTGGCATCACATTAAATTTGGGAGGAGATTCGGCACGCCAAAGCGAGGTTTTTGGTAGCTTTGCTTCCACTTTGGCGTTGTCAGCACTGTGCATTATCGTCGTACTAGTTTTATTGTTCAAAAGTTGGATAGACCCAATAGTAATCGGCGTTTCCTTACCTCTGTCCATTGTGGGTGCAATGCTGGCGTTACTCTTTACCAAGAGTGACTTTGGGATGATTTCCCTGATTGGTTTTGTCTTCTTACTGGGGTTAGCCAATAAAAACGCCATTGTCCTAGTAGATTACATCAACCAACTACGTCAAGCTGGCTTAAACCGTACAGAGGCGATTCTCAAGGCAGGCCCGGTACGTTTGCGCCCCATCATCATGACCACCATTTCCACCCTGTTAGGAATGTTACCCATCGCCTTGGGTTTGGGTGCGGGTTCAGAATTGCGATCGCCTATGGCTGTAGCGATCGCTGGTGGACTGGTAACTTCTACCATCCTCAGTTTGATTGTGATACCCGTGGTATACGCCATTTTGGACGATTGGTTTCCCCGGTTTGCCCACAAGGAGAGAAACTAA
- the hpnA gene encoding hopanoid-associated sugar epimerase, whose translation MRVFVTGATGFVGANLVRLLLQQGYTVKTLVRPQSNLGNLRGLDVEIVEGDFDNQFLWQQMSGCRYLFHVAAQYSLWQKDRDLLYQNNVLGTFQVLEAAQKAGIERTVYTSSVAAIGVNPSGEIADETYQSPVDKLIGHYKKSKFLAEQEAVQAAAKGQDIVIVNPSTPIGPWDIKPTPTGDIILRFLRRQMPAYVNTGLNLIDVRDVAWGHLLALEKGKSGDRYILGHQNLSLQQLLEKLAEITGLPAPQWTVPGWLPLSVAWMEEKILAPLGKTPSVPIDGVRMAQQTMYYDASKAVKELGLPQSPVDIALKDAVNWFVSQGYVK comes from the coding sequence ATGCGGGTCTTTGTCACGGGGGCTACGGGTTTTGTTGGTGCTAATCTAGTGCGATTGCTGCTGCAACAAGGATACACGGTCAAAACCCTAGTCCGTCCTCAGAGCAATCTGGGTAATTTACGCGGTTTAGATGTGGAAATTGTCGAAGGAGATTTCGATAATCAGTTCCTTTGGCAACAGATGTCTGGTTGTCGCTATCTGTTTCATGTCGCAGCCCAATACTCCCTGTGGCAAAAAGACCGTGATTTACTCTATCAAAACAATGTCCTCGGAACTTTTCAGGTGTTAGAAGCAGCCCAAAAAGCTGGAATTGAACGTACTGTTTACACCAGTTCCGTAGCCGCTATTGGGGTCAACCCCTCTGGTGAAATTGCAGATGAAACTTATCAAAGTCCCGTAGATAAGCTAATTGGACATTACAAAAAGTCCAAGTTTCTTGCAGAACAGGAAGCTGTACAAGCCGCAGCCAAGGGACAAGATATCGTCATCGTTAACCCCAGCACCCCCATCGGCCCCTGGGATATCAAACCTACACCCACTGGCGATATTATTCTGCGGTTCCTGCGGCGACAAATGCCCGCTTATGTGAATACAGGGCTGAATTTAATCGATGTGCGGGATGTAGCTTGGGGACATTTACTAGCCTTGGAAAAAGGCAAAAGTGGCGATCGCTATATCTTAGGTCATCAAAACCTCAGCCTCCAGCAACTACTTGAGAAACTGGCAGAAATCACAGGTTTACCCGCACCCCAATGGACTGTCCCAGGCTGGTTACCCCTAAGCGTCGCCTGGATGGAAGAAAAGATTCTCGCACCCTTGGGAAAAACTCCCTCAGTCCCTATAGATGGTGTCCGTATGGCACAACAAACCATGTACTACGATGCCTCAAAAGCCGTCAAAGAATTAGGTTTACCCCAATCTCCTGTCGATATTGCCTTGAAAGATGCGGTGAATTGGTTTGTTTCCCAAGGTTATGTCAAGTGA
- the hpnH gene encoding adenosyl-hopene transferase HpnH, whose product MAVNLQQAIDIGKYLVTQRFLGRKRFPLVLMLEPLFRCNLACSGCGKIQHPTEILKQNLTPQQCFAAVDECGAPVVSIPGGEPLLHPQIDEIVKGLVERKKYVYLCTNGLLLEKSLDKFQPSPYLTFSVHLDGLQEWHDKCVDRKGVFDIAVKAIKAAKAKGFRVTTNTTIFEGCDPQEMQEFFDFLETLNTDGMMISPGYSYDWAPDQDHFLKREQTRALFREILTPYKTGKKNWNFNHNPLFLDFLVGEKDYECTPWGSPSYSVLGWQKPCYLLNEGHYTSFKQLLAETDWSKYGRASGNPKCADCMVHCGYEPTAAMDAMQPQNITRSLGSVFGR is encoded by the coding sequence GTGGCGGTTAACTTACAACAAGCGATCGATATTGGTAAGTATTTAGTTACGCAACGTTTTTTAGGACGCAAACGTTTTCCCTTGGTATTGATGCTAGAACCACTGTTTCGCTGTAATCTAGCGTGTTCTGGTTGTGGGAAAATTCAGCATCCTACAGAGATATTGAAACAGAATTTGACTCCCCAACAATGCTTTGCCGCAGTAGATGAATGTGGCGCACCAGTGGTTTCTATTCCTGGGGGAGAACCCCTACTGCATCCCCAGATTGACGAGATTGTCAAGGGTTTAGTTGAACGGAAAAAGTATGTTTATTTGTGTACCAATGGCTTGTTATTGGAAAAGAGCCTAGATAAATTTCAACCCTCCCCCTACTTGACTTTTAGTGTGCATTTAGACGGTTTGCAGGAGTGGCATGATAAATGTGTAGATCGAAAAGGGGTGTTTGATATTGCCGTCAAAGCCATCAAAGCTGCCAAAGCCAAAGGTTTCCGCGTCACCACCAACACGACTATTTTTGAAGGTTGTGATCCCCAGGAAATGCAGGAATTTTTCGATTTCCTAGAAACCCTCAACACTGATGGCATGATGATTTCCCCAGGTTATAGTTACGACTGGGCCCCAGATCAAGACCATTTTCTCAAACGCGAGCAAACACGCGCCCTGTTTCGGGAAATCCTCACACCCTATAAAACTGGCAAGAAAAACTGGAATTTTAACCACAACCCCTTATTTCTAGACTTTCTTGTCGGTGAGAAAGATTACGAATGCACGCCTTGGGGTAGCCCTAGTTATAGCGTTCTCGGTTGGCAAAAACCCTGTTATCTTTTGAATGAAGGACATTACACCAGCTTCAAACAACTGCTAGCAGAAACAGACTGGAGCAAATACGGCCGCGCCAGTGGTAATCCCAAGTGTGCAGATTGCATGGTTCACTGTGGCTACGAACCTACCGCCGCAATGGATGCTATGCAACCGCAAAATATTACCCGTTCTCTTGGGAGTGTGTTTGGTAGATAG
- a CDS encoding DUF2237 family protein: protein MAQAENVIGTELELCCSSPVTGFYRDGFCQTGAYDTGMHVVCAQVTAEFLEFTKSRGNDLSTSYPEYNFPGLRPGDRWCLCAARWQEALEAGVAPPVILSATHARALEVCSLADLKQHALINEE, encoded by the coding sequence ATGGCACAGGCGGAAAACGTAATCGGAACAGAATTAGAACTTTGTTGTTCTTCTCCCGTAACCGGGTTTTATCGTGATGGATTTTGTCAAACAGGGGCTTACGATACTGGGATGCACGTTGTGTGCGCTCAAGTTACAGCAGAATTCTTGGAGTTTACAAAATCTCGTGGTAACGACCTAAGTACATCCTATCCTGAGTATAATTTTCCTGGTTTGCGGCCAGGCGATCGCTGGTGTTTATGTGCAGCTCGTTGGCAAGAAGCACTGGAAGCCGGAGTTGCGCCGCCTGTAATTCTTTCAGCCACCCATGCTAGAGCATTAGAAGTATGTTCTTTAGCTGATTTGAAACAACACGCTCTCATAAATGAGGAGTAG
- a CDS encoding quinone-dependent dihydroorotate dehydrogenase, whose translation MDIYKFAVRPLLFDLVKADPEWLHQQTMRSLSWLSHTSDRTSTKWVQNILQKSLCLEDSRLEQNLFGLRFPNPVGLAAGFDKDGVAARIWSSLGFGFAELGTVTFVGQPGNPPPRLFRLPLDQAALNRMGFNNHGAAVMAARLADEKGQFSIPIGINLGKSKVTPLEAAAEDYLNSFRLLKELGDYFVVNVSSPNTPGLRSLQDASMLSSILDVLQKENNSHKPIFVKIAPDLEWEAIADIIGLAKTYQLAGIIATNTTIRRDGLKTQVIEQTGKAPQEEAGGISGAPVRDRSTEIIRFIWQQTQGEIPIIGVGGIFTPEDAWAKITAGASLIQVYTGWIYQGPMMVSQILTGLLSKLEEHELNSISEAIGLEFKS comes from the coding sequence ATGGATATATATAAATTTGCAGTTCGTCCGCTTTTATTTGATTTGGTAAAGGCCGATCCTGAGTGGTTACATCAGCAAACAATGAGGAGTTTGAGTTGGCTGTCACACACAAGCGATCGCACAAGTACTAAGTGGGTGCAAAATATCCTACAAAAGTCACTTTGTCTAGAAGATTCTCGGCTGGAGCAGAATTTGTTTGGCTTAAGGTTTCCCAATCCTGTGGGTTTGGCTGCTGGTTTTGATAAGGATGGTGTAGCAGCTAGAATTTGGTCTAGTTTAGGTTTTGGCTTTGCGGAACTGGGAACAGTCACATTTGTCGGACAACCTGGTAATCCTCCCCCGCGTCTGTTTCGCTTGCCGTTGGATCAAGCTGCTCTTAACCGCATGGGCTTTAATAATCATGGTGCGGCGGTGATGGCTGCACGCTTGGCTGATGAAAAAGGGCAGTTTTCCATCCCTATAGGTATCAATTTGGGTAAATCTAAGGTGACACCCTTAGAAGCCGCCGCCGAAGATTATTTAAATAGTTTTCGCTTACTCAAGGAGTTGGGTGACTATTTTGTAGTTAATGTATCTTCTCCCAATACTCCGGGTTTGCGATCGCTCCAAGATGCCTCAATGCTCAGTTCTATCTTGGATGTCTTACAAAAGGAAAATAATTCACATAAACCTATATTTGTCAAGATAGCACCGGATTTAGAATGGGAAGCGATCGCTGACATTATTGGATTGGCTAAAACCTACCAGTTAGCAGGTATTATCGCTACTAACACCACAATTCGCCGTGATGGACTGAAAACTCAAGTGATTGAGCAAACAGGCAAGGCACCCCAAGAAGAAGCTGGAGGAATTAGCGGTGCGCCAGTGCGCGATCGCTCCACGGAAATCATTCGTTTTATTTGGCAGCAAACCCAGGGAGAAATTCCCATCATTGGAGTTGGGGGCATATTTACCCCTGAAGATGCTTGGGCAAAAATTACTGCTGGAGCCAGCCTGATTCAAGTTTATACGGGCTGGATTTACCAAGGCCCAATGATGGTGAGCCAGATTTTAACCGGGTTGCTGTCCAAGTTAGAAGAACATGAATTAAATTCCATCAGCGAAGCTATAGGCTTAGAATTTAAAAGTTAA
- a CDS encoding GAF domain-containing protein has product MGQPHKSIAAEQPILALGRVLQILREEDDVDVLIETAINYIHSEFNYKLIWIASYDRLKHTLFGRGGIAPGNDINFLRKRLVLQPGDLLEQVVIQQSPLGVADIRNEKRAGEWREVGTKFNIQGTIMLPMRHKNSCMGLLLLGSERWGYLLSEDAKARLMMVLGELAASLYQQEINLQQKQIKRPDEPLLQLLENIRNLSNLEERLKAVVEATHSFVSPSRTNIYWFERQGRYFWCRMGDQLVNIGRETNREQSAAGMTVQDLSDLYYALSVNKIIWIGDARSSLEGQFTAKLLQRLRVRSLLAAPIIWQKDLLGFLAVEGYEPRIWTEADKNFVQGAAGFLSLVAPNDKIENIVKQIQEDSQLSSEVSQSIYTHQDWKETLRVCAAKVLHRFNATRFLLLHYDPDQNNYQVIYQTQPHHRRPLSCSFGLLSQTDRQMLKSANATVAVENVEADLRFFNWRPLLLEHGVRSLLICNCNQDQKAEVLLVVTHTSHRSWTNLERELLWVVSQQIGVVVRQWRLQKNNEQQQQVLQSIQECLRIVDGSENSETEKNYLECAALRQIASVLNCPLALLLSWSHGESTAEIIPGVIPDNQFEVEISAKLSIQHEAVIQWALVENSYLNVSINHLPPETRQWLHGEGIGQVLLMALRTGSDHQPTGVVLLADHRERHWPQHRLDAGKILIDQLAWLRRQQQISQRLESTTQDLRQLNWYKHRRLESIQRTTTNLLKQMYDLGVPTNDMAQTRYQVLLKQLDHTVTSITGMVKLEQWQLHINWETMPIASLLKRSLERIDKLVQEQKLWIGVHGLAQAHTEKEVTNSGALLKGVSTPANLSTMAIAGDIVKFELVLYELLLAACHRSPNSSRIDIWCRHIDKQFLEVSITDNGTIPTELLTEIQQKTHNDILAFCNFDQSPNLNLLICQQLIQQLGGELDIYQSPDNRVVSRLVLPLAEISS; this is encoded by the coding sequence ATGGGGCAGCCACATAAATCGATAGCCGCCGAACAACCAATTCTTGCTTTAGGACGTGTTCTACAAATCCTTAGGGAGGAAGATGATGTTGATGTTCTGATTGAAACTGCTATTAATTACATTCACAGTGAGTTCAACTACAAGCTGATTTGGATTGCTAGTTACGATCGCCTGAAACACACTTTATTTGGTAGAGGGGGTATTGCTCCTGGTAACGACATTAATTTTTTACGCAAACGACTTGTTCTGCAACCAGGGGATTTATTAGAGCAGGTAGTAATTCAACAGTCACCGTTAGGGGTTGCAGATATCCGCAACGAAAAGCGGGCTGGAGAATGGCGAGAAGTTGGCACAAAATTTAACATCCAAGGGACAATCATGCTGCCCATGCGTCATAAAAACAGTTGCATGGGATTACTTTTACTCGGTTCAGAACGTTGGGGTTATTTGCTATCAGAAGATGCTAAAGCTCGTCTGATGATGGTTTTAGGTGAACTAGCAGCCAGTCTCTATCAACAGGAAATAAATTTGCAGCAGAAGCAAATCAAGCGTCCTGATGAGCCGTTATTACAACTACTAGAAAATATCCGTAATCTGAGTAATTTAGAGGAAAGGCTAAAGGCGGTAGTAGAAGCTACCCATAGCTTTGTTTCCCCTAGTCGTACTAATATTTACTGGTTTGAAAGGCAAGGACGCTATTTTTGGTGTCGGATGGGCGATCAATTAGTCAATATTGGTCGGGAAACTAACCGTGAACAGTCAGCCGCAGGTATGACTGTGCAAGACTTAAGTGATTTATATTATGCTTTATCGGTTAATAAAATTATTTGGATTGGTGATGCTCGCAGTTCCTTAGAAGGCCAGTTTACCGCTAAATTGTTGCAACGTCTGCGGGTGCGATCGCTCTTAGCAGCCCCGATTATTTGGCAGAAAGACCTGTTGGGGTTTCTGGCGGTAGAAGGTTATGAACCACGCATTTGGACGGAAGCTGATAAAAATTTTGTTCAAGGCGCGGCGGGGTTCCTCTCCCTTGTAGCTCCCAATGACAAAATAGAAAATATTGTTAAACAAATTCAAGAAGATTCCCAGTTAAGTAGTGAAGTTTCTCAAAGTATCTACACTCACCAAGACTGGAAGGAAACTTTACGGGTTTGTGCTGCTAAAGTATTACATCGTTTCAATGCTACTCGCTTTTTACTTTTACATTACGACCCCGACCAGAATAATTATCAAGTTATTTATCAAACTCAGCCTCACCATCGCCGTCCTCTTAGCTGTAGCTTCGGTTTATTATCGCAGACTGACAGACAGATGTTGAAATCTGCAAATGCTACAGTAGCAGTGGAAAATGTAGAAGCTGATTTACGGTTTTTTAACTGGCGGCCTCTCCTATTAGAACACGGTGTGCGATCGCTGTTAATTTGCAATTGCAATCAAGATCAGAAAGCGGAAGTATTATTAGTTGTCACCCACACCAGCCATCGCAGCTGGACAAACCTAGAAAGGGAACTGCTGTGGGTTGTAAGTCAACAAATAGGGGTAGTTGTCAGACAGTGGCGACTACAAAAGAATAACGAACAACAGCAACAAGTTCTTCAGAGTATCCAGGAATGTCTACGCATTGTAGATGGAAGCGAAAACAGCGAAACTGAGAAAAATTATTTGGAATGTGCAGCACTGAGGCAAATTGCATCTGTGCTTAACTGCCCTTTGGCACTGTTATTGTCTTGGTCACACGGCGAGTCTACAGCAGAAATTATCCCTGGGGTAATTCCCGATAATCAATTTGAAGTTGAAATATCAGCCAAACTTTCCATTCAACATGAAGCTGTAATTCAATGGGCGCTGGTTGAGAATAGTTACTTAAATGTCAGTATAAATCATTTACCTCCAGAAACACGCCAATGGTTACATGGTGAGGGGATCGGGCAAGTTTTATTAATGGCTTTACGAACTGGATCTGATCATCAACCTACGGGAGTCGTATTGTTAGCAGACCATCGAGAACGTCACTGGCCACAGCATCGTCTTGATGCTGGCAAAATTTTAATTGATCAGCTTGCTTGGTTGCGTCGTCAACAACAAATTAGTCAACGTCTAGAGTCTACAACCCAGGATTTACGCCAACTCAATTGGTACAAACATCGACGCTTGGAAAGCATCCAACGCACGACTACCAACTTACTGAAACAAATGTATGATTTGGGCGTTCCTACGAATGATATGGCGCAAACACGGTATCAAGTGTTGCTTAAACAGTTAGACCATACAGTTACTTCCATTACCGGAATGGTAAAACTGGAACAATGGCAGTTACATATAAACTGGGAAACTATGCCCATAGCCAGTTTACTCAAGCGATCGCTCGAACGCATAGATAAATTAGTTCAAGAACAAAAGCTGTGGATTGGTGTCCACGGTTTAGCACAAGCCCACACAGAAAAGGAAGTAACCAACAGTGGTGCATTACTCAAAGGCGTTTCCACCCCAGCTAACCTATCAACAATGGCGATCGCTGGCGATATTGTAAAATTTGAACTAGTCCTTTACGAATTATTACTCGCCGCCTGTCATCGTTCTCCTAACAGCAGCAGAATAGATATCTGGTGTCGTCATATAGATAAGCAATTTTTAGAAGTATCAATTACAGATAACGGCACAATTCCCACAGAATTACTCACAGAAATACAACAGAAAACTCACAACGATATTCTTGCTTTCTGTAATTTTGATCAATCGCCCAACTTAAATTTGTTGATTTGCCAACAACTTATACAACAACTAGGTGGGGAATTAGATATCTATCAATCACCCGATAATCGAGTCGTTAGCCGCTTAGTGCTGCCATTGGCTGAGATTAGTTCTTAA